From Streptomyces zhihengii, the proteins below share one genomic window:
- the rpsO gene encoding 30S ribosomal protein S15, translating to MSLDAATKKQLISEFGTKEGDTGSPEVQVAMLSRRISDLTEHLKTHKHDHHSRRGLLILVGQRRRLLQYLAKKDIQRFRTLVDRLGIRRGAAGGAK from the coding sequence GTGTCTCTCGACGCCGCTACGAAGAAGCAGCTCATCAGCGAGTTCGGCACCAAGGAGGGCGACACCGGCTCCCCCGAGGTCCAGGTCGCGATGCTGTCCCGCCGCATCTCGGACCTGACCGAGCACCTCAAGACGCACAAGCACGACCACCACTCCCGTCGTGGTCTGCTGATCCTCGTCGGCCAGCGTCGCCGCCTTCTGCAGTACCTGGCCAAGAAGGACATCCAGCGCTTCCGTACGCTGGTCGACCGCCTCGGCATCCGCCGCGGTGCGGCCGGCGGCGCCAAGTAG
- the eccD gene encoding type VII secretion integral membrane protein EccD: MTAPATTGGPRSAPATVSGGGTGFCRVTVVAPDGRVDVALPEDIAVADLYPEILRLSGQTPEQGAPVGYHLVRRDGTVLDGGRSLSAQRILDGELLSLRPFADSLPPAVFDDVSDAVASAVAKDRTLWSDALMRGAGLVGGSVLMVLLAFVLWSADPRHDMHGLPGILAAVTAVLLLALAGVRVRVYDDRGSAVALGVGAMANAGVAGAGLLPLGQGEGIGKLQFLLACAAVLLCSVVLTILAPAGDGPFVAFVFASAIGLLVTFVAILTELRPSETAAVCAPVAVGLLAFLPGLSTRFARLPIGFEPPRSGAGGYGSDPEQQQGPVDAVRIAAQARRGHELLVGLVGGCALVAVGAAAVLGFSDSVWGQLLALATGVAMLMRAHLFRYTAQVGCALAAGLGALVLLGLGLCLNPPVEMIQAAFKGDGTALDIRTVWLSAAIAGVAAVITAIGLVVPRKGVTPFWGRFLEVAETFVLLTLVPLTLAVFDVYHSIRALTS, from the coding sequence ATGACGGCCCCAGCCACTACCGGCGGACCCCGGTCCGCGCCCGCGACCGTGTCCGGCGGCGGCACGGGATTCTGCCGGGTCACGGTGGTGGCACCCGACGGCCGCGTCGACGTCGCGCTGCCCGAGGACATCGCCGTCGCCGACCTGTACCCGGAGATCCTGCGCCTCTCCGGCCAGACCCCCGAGCAGGGCGCCCCCGTCGGCTACCACCTGGTGCGCCGGGACGGCACCGTGCTCGACGGCGGCCGCTCGCTGTCCGCGCAGCGGATCCTCGACGGCGAACTGCTCTCGCTGCGCCCCTTCGCCGACTCGCTGCCGCCCGCCGTCTTCGACGACGTGTCCGACGCGGTCGCCTCCGCCGTCGCCAAGGACCGCACCCTGTGGAGCGACGCGCTGATGCGCGGCGCCGGCCTCGTCGGCGGCTCGGTCCTGATGGTGCTGCTCGCCTTCGTGCTCTGGTCGGCGGACCCCCGCCACGACATGCACGGGCTGCCCGGCATCCTTGCCGCGGTCACCGCCGTCCTGCTGCTCGCGCTCGCCGGTGTGCGCGTGCGGGTCTACGACGACCGCGGCTCCGCGGTCGCGCTCGGCGTCGGTGCGATGGCGAACGCCGGGGTCGCCGGCGCCGGCCTGCTGCCGCTCGGCCAGGGCGAGGGCATCGGCAAGCTGCAGTTCCTGCTCGCCTGCGCGGCCGTCCTGCTGTGCTCCGTCGTCCTCACCATCCTGGCCCCGGCCGGCGACGGCCCCTTCGTCGCCTTCGTCTTCGCCTCGGCCATCGGCCTGCTGGTCACCTTCGTCGCCATCCTGACCGAGCTGCGGCCCTCCGAGACCGCCGCCGTCTGCGCCCCGGTCGCCGTGGGGCTCCTCGCCTTCCTGCCCGGGCTCTCCACCCGCTTCGCCCGCCTGCCGATCGGCTTCGAGCCGCCCCGCTCCGGCGCCGGCGGCTACGGCTCCGACCCCGAGCAGCAGCAGGGCCCGGTGGACGCCGTCCGGATCGCCGCGCAGGCCCGCCGCGGCCACGAGCTGCTGGTCGGCCTGGTCGGCGGCTGCGCCCTGGTCGCCGTCGGCGCCGCGGCGGTGCTCGGTTTCTCCGACAGCGTCTGGGGCCAGCTCCTCGCCCTCGCGACCGGCGTCGCCATGCTGATGCGCGCCCACCTCTTCCGCTACACCGCGCAGGTCGGCTGCGCCCTCGCCGCCGGGCTGGGCGCCCTGGTGCTCCTCGGGCTCGGCCTGTGCCTCAACCCGCCGGTGGAGATGATCCAGGCCGCCTTCAAGGGCGACGGCACCGCGCTGGACATCCGCACCGTCTGGCTGTCCGCCGCCATCGCCGGCGTCGCCGCGGTCATCACCGCGATCGGCCTGGTGGTGCCCCGCAAGGGGGTCACCCCCTTCTGGGGCCGCTTCCTGGAGGTCGCGGAGACGTTCGTCCTGCTGACGCTGGTGCCGCTGACCCTCGCCGTCTTCGACGTCTACCACTCCATCCGCGCGCTGACCTCCTGA